In Chryseobacterium gleum, a single genomic region encodes these proteins:
- a CDS encoding site-specific integrase: protein MNKTFNLLFYVKKAKINSLGESPIYLRITIDGKISEISTKRTVKASKWNSAMQKVSGSSEEFRSLNFYLKTFEQKVYDAYHELIRDKETVTCETLKNKLVGKGKLTRMLIPIFQDHNDRMEKLIEKEFAQGTLTRYKTCLKHTKDFLKWKYSITDIEIKKIDYAFLNDFEFFLRTERSCNNNSAVKYIKNFGKIVRICLANGWIERDPFMNYHSKFNEVTRMFLNEQEIEVLFTKDFTNERLSLVRDIFLFSCFTGLAYIDTQKLTYQNINLGLDGSQWIYTKRQKTKTTSNIPILSQTEKIIKKYKNHPACLNSGKLLPILSNQKMNAYLKEIADLCGINKELTYHIARHTFATTVTLSNGVSIESVSKMLGHKSIKTTQHYAKILDSKVSEDMMLLKQKYLDKRM from the coding sequence ATGAACAAGACATTCAATTTACTTTTCTATGTAAAAAAAGCTAAAATCAATTCTTTAGGAGAGTCTCCTATTTACTTACGAATTACAATTGATGGCAAGATATCCGAGATAAGCACAAAACGTACAGTAAAGGCTTCAAAATGGAATTCTGCAATGCAGAAGGTTAGTGGCTCTTCTGAAGAATTTAGATCACTTAATTTTTATTTGAAAACTTTTGAGCAGAAAGTTTATGATGCCTATCACGAATTAATCAGAGATAAGGAAACAGTAACTTGTGAGACTCTTAAAAATAAGTTAGTTGGTAAAGGTAAATTGACCAGAATGCTCATTCCTATTTTTCAGGATCATAATGATCGAATGGAGAAACTGATTGAAAAAGAATTTGCACAAGGAACATTGACACGTTATAAAACATGTCTCAAACATACAAAAGATTTCTTGAAATGGAAATATAGTATTACCGACATTGAAATTAAAAAGATTGATTATGCTTTTCTAAATGATTTTGAATTTTTTTTAAGAACCGAGAGATCCTGCAACAATAATTCTGCTGTTAAGTATATTAAGAATTTTGGTAAGATTGTTCGTATTTGTCTTGCGAATGGATGGATAGAGCGAGACCCTTTTATGAACTATCATTCTAAGTTTAATGAAGTGACGAGAATGTTTCTTAATGAACAGGAAATTGAAGTGCTTTTTACCAAAGATTTTACAAATGAGAGATTGTCTTTGGTTAGAGATATTTTTCTGTTCAGCTGTTTCACCGGACTGGCGTACATTGATACCCAAAAACTAACATATCAAAATATCAATTTAGGTCTTGATGGCTCTCAATGGATTTATACCAAACGTCAGAAAACTAAAACTACTTCTAATATTCCCATACTTTCTCAAACAGAGAAAATTATTAAAAAATACAAAAATCATCCGGCTTGCCTTAATAGTGGAAAACTTCTGCCTATTCTTAGTAATCAAAAGATGAATGCCTATTTGAAAGAAATTGCAGATCTGTGTGGTATCAATAAGGAATTAACTTACCATATTGCACGCCACACTTTTGCAACAACCGTTACTTTATCTAACGGGGTCTCTATTGAAAGTGTAAGTAAAATGCTAGGTCATAAAAGTATTAAAACTACGCAGCATTATGCGAAGATATTAGATAGCAAAGTTAGTGAGGACATGATGTTACTTAAACAAAAATATCTTGACAAAAGAATGTAA
- a CDS encoding ArsR/SmtB family transcription factor, with protein sequence MGLTKSDMFSDEQNKLASLFKVFGHPARVAILQYIINQKSCICNDLVDKLGLAQATISQHLKELKYMGIIQGTIDGKSVCYCIEEKKWKEIQEYFNQFFEQEVKVNQCC encoded by the coding sequence ATGGGGCTTACAAAATCAGATATGTTTTCAGATGAACAAAATAAATTAGCTTCTTTGTTTAAAGTTTTTGGACATCCTGCAAGGGTAGCTATACTTCAATATATTATCAATCAAAAATCCTGCATTTGCAATGATTTGGTGGATAAATTAGGTTTGGCGCAAGCGACAATCTCGCAGCATTTAAAAGAGTTGAAATATATGGGTATTATACAGGGTACAATAGATGGAAAATCAGTTTGTTATTGTATAGAAGAAAAGAAATGGAAAGAGATACAAGAGTATTTCAATCAATTCTTTGAACAGGAAGTAAAAGTAAATCAATGCTGTTAA
- a CDS encoding DUF6428 family protein: MKLSDIKEILPTLDNVEFQLENGIFVPEHFHVTEVGVITKNFIDCGGTIRNEKVVNFQLWNADDYEHRLKPTKLLNIIKLSEEKLGMEDAEIEVEYQSGTIGKYDLEFNGKTFVLKNKTTACLAQDACGIPSEKQKKNLTELSVNNSNACTPGGGCC; the protein is encoded by the coding sequence ATGAAACTATCAGACATCAAAGAAATCTTACCAACATTAGATAATGTTGAATTTCAATTAGAGAACGGAATATTTGTACCAGAACACTTTCACGTTACAGAAGTGGGTGTAATTACAAAGAATTTCATCGATTGTGGTGGAACAATCAGAAATGAAAAAGTGGTCAACTTTCAATTATGGAATGCAGATGATTACGAGCATAGATTAAAGCCGACCAAACTATTAAACATCATCAAGTTATCTGAAGAAAAATTGGGAATGGAAGATGCTGAGATAGAAGTAGAATATCAAAGCGGAACAATTGGCAAGTACGATTTGGAGTTTAACGGGAAAACATTTGTACTAAAAAATAAAACGACTGCGTGTTTGGCTCAGGATGCTTGTGGCATTCCTTCAGAGAAACAAAAGAAAAATTTGACTGAATTATCTGTAAACAATTCAAACGCTTGTACGCCAGGAGGTGGTTGTTGTTAA
- a CDS encoding metallophosphoesterase family protein — protein sequence MKIALFSDIHANLPALEAFFEDVEKRNPDSIYCLGDLVGYNIWANEVVNEIRKRKIPTIAGNYDFGIGRMSNDCGCAYKTDGEKDNGKISISFTNSIMKDEERAYLRTLPAHIKVEFQLNEDKLNLLLVHGSPRKINEYLFEDREEKSMLRIMEQADADILCFGHTHKPYHRILNSGIDGKNHFRHAINIGSVGKPKDNDVRGGYVMLTINEDSSVLDKDSISVEFIRFDYDIEKSAKAVEESPLPNEYAENLRRGY from the coding sequence ATGAAAATTGCATTATTCAGCGACATTCACGCCAATCTACCTGCCTTAGAAGCATTCTTTGAAGATGTAGAAAAAAGAAACCCCGACAGTATTTATTGCTTAGGCGATTTGGTAGGTTATAATATTTGGGCAAATGAAGTTGTAAACGAAATCCGTAAAAGGAAAATACCAACCATTGCAGGAAATTATGATTTTGGCATCGGGCGTATGAGCAACGATTGTGGATGTGCGTACAAAACAGACGGGGAAAAAGATAATGGGAAAATCTCTATTTCATTTACCAACTCTATTATGAAAGATGAAGAAAGAGCCTATTTGCGTACACTTCCTGCACATATCAAAGTAGAATTTCAATTGAATGAAGATAAGCTCAATTTATTATTAGTACACGGAAGTCCAAGAAAAATAAATGAATATTTATTTGAGGATAGAGAAGAAAAAAGTATGCTCAGAATTATGGAACAGGCGGACGCGGACATTTTGTGTTTCGGGCATACACACAAGCCATACCACCGTATTTTAAATTCTGGTATTGACGGAAAAAATCATTTCAGACACGCCATCAATATTGGTTCGGTAGGTAAACCTAAAGATAATGATGTAAGAGGTGGCTACGTGATGCTTACAATCAATGAAGATAGTTCAGTACTAGATAAAGATAGTATCAGTGTAGAATTTATACGCTTTGATTATGATATTGAAAAATCAGCAAAAGCAGTTGAAGAAAGCCCACTACCAAACGAATACGCAGAAAATTTAAGAAGAGGTTATTAA
- a CDS encoding glycine cleavage system protein H: MGEIVNADLPNVGYNFQQDEVFGSVEAVKTVRDLFMPVSGKIIETIDLLLKAPTLINDNPYKDGWLIKIEIKDLTELENLLTANQYKELTN, from the coding sequence TTGGGCGAAATTGTAAATGCAGACTTACCGAATGTTGGATATAATTTTCAGCAGGATGAAGTATTCGGCTCTGTTGAAGCGGTTAAAACGGTCAGGGATTTATTTATGCCCGTATCGGGTAAAATCATTGAAACAATCGACCTACTATTGAAAGCACCTACACTTATCAATGACAACCCATATAAAGATGGTTGGTTGATAAAAATTGAAATCAAAGACCTTACAGAATTAGAAAACTTATTGACAGCAAACCAATATAAAGAACTTACAAATTAG
- the arsB gene encoding ACR3 family arsenite efflux transporter, translating to MQPKLKFLDRYLTLWIFLAMAVGIGLGHFFPGISKITDALSAGTTNIPLAIGLILMMYPPLAKVDYSLLPQAFKDKKVIGISLFLNWIIGTLLMFGLAVLFLRNEPDYMTGLILIGLARCIAMVIVWSDLAKANREYTAMLVALNSIFQMLSYSFLVWLFINVLPSKLGLANFNVSVSMKDVTISVLIYLGIPFLAGFISRYALVKSKGIEWYNREFVPKISPITLYALLFTIVLMFSLKGDKILELPMDVIKVAIPLIIYFILMFFVSFFINKALKIPYDKNASIAFTATGNNFELAIAVAISIFGIYSPQAFVGVIGPLVEVPVLILLVKVSLWLNVRDSKKKMS from the coding sequence ATGCAACCAAAACTAAAATTTCTTGACCGTTACCTTACCTTATGGATATTCCTTGCAATGGCAGTTGGTATAGGATTGGGACATTTCTTTCCGGGTATTTCAAAAATTACGGATGCTCTTTCAGCCGGCACCACAAACATTCCTTTGGCAATAGGTCTGATACTGATGATGTACCCACCATTGGCAAAAGTAGATTACTCATTATTGCCCCAAGCATTTAAGGATAAAAAAGTAATCGGCATATCGTTGTTTCTGAATTGGATTATCGGTACTTTGCTGATGTTCGGATTAGCCGTTTTGTTTCTACGAAATGAACCCGATTATATGACAGGCTTGATACTGATAGGTTTGGCAAGATGTATCGCAATGGTAATCGTATGGAGTGATTTAGCTAAAGCAAACAGAGAATATACAGCTATGTTAGTGGCATTAAATAGTATCTTCCAGATGCTTTCTTATAGCTTCTTAGTTTGGTTATTTATTAATGTGTTACCGAGTAAATTAGGATTGGCAAATTTCAATGTAAGTGTATCAATGAAAGATGTTACAATAAGCGTATTGATATATTTAGGCATTCCATTCTTAGCGGGTTTTATAAGCCGTTATGCATTGGTAAAATCAAAAGGGATAGAATGGTATAACAGGGAATTTGTACCCAAAATATCGCCCATTACATTATATGCTTTACTGTTTACCATAGTATTAATGTTCAGCTTGAAAGGCGATAAAATATTAGAGTTACCAATGGATGTAATAAAAGTAGCCATACCACTAATTATCTATTTTATACTAATGTTCTTCGTTAGTTTCTTTATCAATAAAGCCTTAAAAATTCCTTACGACAAAAACGCATCCATCGCATTTACAGCCACAGGAAACAATTTTGAATTGGCTATAGCAGTAGCAATATCTATTTTCGGTATCTATTCCCCACAAGCATTTGTGGGAGTTATTGGACCGTTGGTAGAAGTTCCCGTCTTGATACTATTGGTAAAGGTAAGTTTGTGGTTAAACGTGAGAGATAGTAAAAAAAAAATGAGTTAA